One segment of Alistipes finegoldii DSM 17242 DNA contains the following:
- the dxr gene encoding 1-deoxy-D-xylulose-5-phosphate reductoisomerase produces MKQRLAILGSTGSIGVQTLDIVRENPDFFEVRVLTANSNWQRLAAQAREFDADTAVIADKRYYTRLRDALEDTDVKVYAGEEAVAQVAAGGDTDVAVNALVGYAGLAPTVAALGAGKKLALANKESLVVGGEYVMRLAAEKRAPILPIDSEHSAIFQCLAGEQSPVRRLIITCSGGALRDLKREELAGVTAEQALRHPQWEMGAKITIDSSTLVNKGFEVIEAHWLFGTPAEKISVVLHPQSIIHSMVEFEDGAIKAQLGTPDMRMPISLALMYPRRANRPGERFDFLKHPQLTFAEVDRVKYPALDIAYDCLRRRGTAACTMNGANEVAVAAFLGGRCAWLDIVRAIEHALNRASFAAAPTLADYAAADGEARRLAAEFLAL; encoded by the coding sequence ATGAAACAACGATTGGCAATACTGGGTTCGACCGGTTCGATCGGCGTGCAGACGCTCGACATCGTACGCGAGAACCCCGATTTTTTCGAAGTGCGCGTGCTGACGGCCAACAGCAACTGGCAGCGGCTGGCGGCGCAGGCGCGGGAATTCGACGCAGACACGGCGGTCATCGCCGACAAACGATATTACACCCGGCTGCGCGACGCGCTGGAGGACACCGACGTCAAGGTTTACGCCGGAGAGGAGGCCGTGGCGCAGGTCGCGGCGGGCGGCGACACCGACGTAGCAGTCAATGCGCTGGTCGGCTACGCGGGGCTGGCGCCCACGGTGGCCGCGCTCGGAGCGGGCAAGAAACTCGCGCTGGCGAACAAGGAATCGCTCGTCGTGGGCGGCGAATACGTGATGCGGCTGGCGGCCGAAAAGCGTGCGCCGATCCTGCCGATCGACTCGGAGCACTCGGCGATTTTCCAGTGTCTGGCGGGCGAACAGTCCCCCGTGCGGCGGCTGATAATCACCTGCAGCGGCGGCGCGCTGCGTGACCTGAAGCGCGAAGAGCTGGCCGGAGTGACGGCCGAGCAGGCGCTGCGCCATCCCCAGTGGGAGATGGGCGCGAAGATCACGATCGACTCCTCGACGCTGGTCAACAAGGGTTTCGAGGTGATCGAAGCCCACTGGCTGTTCGGCACGCCGGCCGAGAAAATCTCGGTGGTGCTGCATCCGCAGTCGATCATCCATTCGATGGTCGAATTCGAGGACGGGGCGATCAAGGCCCAGCTCGGAACGCCCGACATGCGCATGCCGATCAGCCTCGCGCTGATGTACCCCCGACGGGCGAACCGTCCCGGCGAGCGGTTCGACTTCCTGAAGCATCCGCAGCTGACATTCGCCGAGGTGGACCGGGTGAAATACCCGGCGCTGGACATCGCCTACGACTGTCTGCGGCGGCGCGGCACGGCGGCCTGCACGATGAACGGCGCCAACGAAGTGGCCGTCGCGGCGTTCCTCGGCGGCAGGTGCGCATGGCTCGACATCGTGCGCGCCATCGAACATGCGCTCAATCGCGCATCGTTCGCTGCGGCCCCCACCCTCGCGGACTATGCGGCGGCGGACGGCGAAGCACGCCGGCTGGCCGCGGAATTTTTAGCCTTGTAA
- a CDS encoding murein hydrolase activator EnvC family protein, with translation MKFLKNIRAWQRSFFRKRRFNMLNATDNSEEWHMHLSPASIFAAFVSFALLLFILILTLVAYSPVLEFLPGYRTEADRSRESLVQNIIRLDSMERMMNDMLTYNQNIALIMEGKTPVARVLANSDSTRATKVLVMPSPEDSVLRAQMEGDGEYAVTGRSGGSRRSVREAIELATPVEGIITDRFDIRNGNFGIRIAAAASDRIAAVDNGTVVLSLWTPETGYMVELQHAGNLLSVYKGLSQSLVTKGQTIRAGELIGYNAEAEQGEVRLFEFELWNNGKPVDPEGYIVFQ, from the coding sequence ATGAAATTTTTAAAGAACATACGGGCATGGCAGCGCAGCTTTTTCCGCAAACGCCGCTTCAACATGCTCAACGCTACGGACAACAGCGAAGAGTGGCACATGCACCTCTCGCCGGCCAGCATCTTCGCAGCATTCGTTTCATTCGCACTGCTGCTCTTTATCCTCATCCTCACGCTGGTGGCGTACAGCCCCGTACTGGAATTCCTGCCGGGCTACCGCACCGAAGCCGACCGCTCGCGCGAAAGTCTGGTACAGAACATCATCCGGCTGGACTCGATGGAGCGCATGATGAACGACATGCTCACCTACAACCAGAACATAGCCCTGATCATGGAGGGCAAGACGCCCGTGGCGCGGGTGCTCGCCAATTCGGACAGCACGCGGGCCACGAAGGTGCTGGTGATGCCCTCGCCCGAAGATTCGGTGCTCAGGGCGCAGATGGAGGGCGACGGCGAGTACGCCGTCACGGGCCGCAGCGGCGGCTCGCGGCGCTCGGTGCGTGAAGCGATCGAGCTGGCGACGCCCGTCGAAGGCATCATCACCGACCGGTTCGACATCCGCAACGGCAACTTCGGCATACGTATTGCGGCGGCGGCCAGCGACCGCATAGCGGCCGTGGACAACGGCACGGTGGTGCTGAGCCTCTGGACCCCCGAAACGGGCTACATGGTCGAACTGCAGCACGCCGGGAATCTGCTGTCGGTCTACAAGGGACTCTCGCAGTCGCTGGTGACCAAAGGGCAGACCATCCGCGCGGGCGAGCTGATCGGCTACAACGCCGAAGCCGAGCAGGGCGAGGTGAGACTCTTCGAATTCGAACTCTGGAACAACGGCAAGCCCGTCGATCCCGAAGGATATATCGTCTTCCAATAG
- a CDS encoding nucleotidyltransferase family protein, producing MVKPTLLVLAAGMGSRYGSLKQMDGVGPNNEAIIDYSVYDAIRAGFGKVVFVIRHSFEKEFREVFSAERFGGRIAVEFVFQELDYLPEGASVPEGRVKPWGTNHAVMMAADAVHEPFAVINADDFYGAEAYQTIGDYLSQLGDSKNRYCMVAYDLNRTLSDNGTVSRGVCGVDADGNLTSMVERTQIERMPDGRILFHDGGADEELAEDTPVSMNLFGFTPDFFAYSKEYFKTWLAENRENLKSEFYIPTMVNKLIGEGAASLRVLRSAAQWHGVTYKEDKPALMASIEKMIAEGKYPRNLWA from the coding sequence ATGGTAAAACCTACATTACTGGTCCTCGCCGCAGGCATGGGTTCGCGCTACGGCTCGCTCAAGCAGATGGACGGGGTCGGCCCCAATAACGAGGCCATTATCGATTATTCGGTTTACGACGCGATCCGCGCCGGTTTCGGCAAGGTCGTATTCGTCATTCGCCACTCCTTCGAGAAGGAGTTCCGCGAGGTCTTTTCGGCCGAGCGTTTCGGCGGCCGCATCGCCGTCGAGTTCGTCTTTCAGGAGTTGGACTATCTGCCCGAAGGCGCTTCGGTTCCCGAAGGCCGCGTCAAGCCGTGGGGCACGAACCATGCCGTGATGATGGCTGCCGACGCCGTGCACGAGCCGTTCGCCGTCATCAACGCCGACGACTTCTACGGCGCCGAAGCCTACCAGACCATCGGCGACTACCTTTCGCAGCTCGGTGACAGCAAAAACCGCTACTGCATGGTCGCTTACGATCTGAACCGGACCCTTTCGGACAACGGCACCGTATCGCGCGGCGTCTGCGGCGTGGATGCCGACGGCAACCTGACGTCGATGGTCGAGCGTACGCAGATCGAGCGCATGCCCGACGGCCGAATCCTCTTCCACGACGGCGGCGCCGACGAAGAGCTTGCCGAGGATACCCCCGTTTCGATGAACCTCTTCGGCTTCACGCCCGACTTCTTCGCCTATTCGAAGGAGTATTTCAAGACGTGGCTCGCCGAGAACCGCGAGAACCTCAAATCGGAGTTCTACATCCCGACGATGGTCAACAAACTCATCGGCGAGGGCGCGGCGTCCCTGCGCGTGCTCCGTTCGGCGGCCCAGTGGCACGGCGTCACCTACAAGGAGGACAAACCCGCGCTGATGGCCTCGATCGAGAAGATGATCGCCGAGGGCAAATACCCCCGCAATCTCTGGGCTTAG
- a CDS encoding GumC family protein, protein MTEQNINPHLLNEESENTNGITLHDLIQMVLANWYWFALSAIICLGTAYYYLASTPKIYSRTATILVKDSRKGGDTDLGAFSDLVGFQNRRNVDNEVYILQSHRLMSEVVKRLHLTVNYSVREGLRTADLYGRSPIEVDFINDNSKQKLSLEVTPLRNGKIELTDFEDKFVTRQETKRVILAEYGDTVATPVGQVVVHKTLFMDSTYLKKPITVIKNSLAATTNAYRAAVKSDVANKQASIVTISMNNSVPRRAEDVINTLIAVYEEDAIADKRQLSVVTADFIKERMQVIGRELGDVDRDIEDIKKSNKMIDITSEATRTITESTRYKAESLTIENQISVADFIREYLNDPSHAGDLIPMVASMTNNGIVAQISEYNEAILRREKLLENSSERSPVIQDLDNGLAAVRRSIIASLNSHISTLEIQLETMRKEEAQVNRRISTMPSQEKVMLDIMRQQKIKEELFLYLLNKQEETQLNYAVAESNSRTIDMAYGSARPVSPRSTIILGISLLAGLAIPFGILYLIGMLDTTIRGRKDVEENLSAPFLGDIPFLEGDNKGGVVVRETGRDALSEAFRILRSNMTFMNVSSGKEIKCVLFTSSAPHAGKTFVAMNLAMTLAMAGKRVVLIDLDLRLHALTTHLGRSNSKNGMSGYLAGTITDIDQLVTNMGFHENLDVICAGIQPPNPTEMLLSNRLDKLVEQLKERYDFVFIDSTPAMSVADAVITDRLADLCIYIVREGVLDRRQLPDIERLYREKKFHNMCIVLNGTRTRRHGYGYGYGYGYGYGYGYGYGYGDDHQEVSYRKRIKLFFSKLARKVKK, encoded by the coding sequence ATGACAGAACAGAACATCAATCCGCATCTGCTGAACGAAGAGTCCGAAAACACGAACGGCATCACGCTCCACGACCTGATTCAGATGGTTCTGGCCAACTGGTACTGGTTCGCGCTCTCGGCGATCATCTGTCTGGGAACGGCCTATTACTATCTGGCAAGCACCCCGAAAATATACAGCCGGACGGCGACCATCCTCGTGAAGGACAGCCGCAAGGGCGGCGACACGGATCTGGGCGCGTTCAGCGATCTGGTGGGATTCCAGAACCGCCGCAACGTAGACAACGAGGTCTACATCCTCCAGTCGCACCGGCTGATGTCGGAGGTGGTCAAGCGCCTCCACCTGACAGTCAACTACTCGGTGCGGGAAGGGCTGCGCACGGCGGACCTGTACGGCCGTTCGCCGATCGAAGTCGATTTCATCAACGACAACTCCAAGCAGAAGCTTTCGCTGGAGGTCACCCCGCTCAGAAACGGCAAGATCGAGCTGACGGACTTCGAGGACAAGTTCGTGACGCGGCAGGAGACCAAGCGGGTCATTCTGGCCGAATACGGCGATACGGTCGCCACGCCCGTCGGGCAGGTGGTCGTGCACAAGACCCTGTTCATGGACTCGACCTATCTGAAAAAACCCATCACCGTAATCAAGAATTCGCTCGCGGCGACGACCAACGCCTACCGCGCCGCGGTGAAGAGCGACGTGGCCAACAAGCAGGCGTCGATCGTGACGATCTCGATGAACAATTCGGTGCCGCGCCGCGCCGAGGACGTGATCAACACGCTGATCGCCGTCTATGAGGAAGACGCCATCGCCGACAAGCGCCAGCTGTCGGTGGTGACGGCCGACTTCATCAAGGAGCGCATGCAGGTAATCGGCCGCGAGCTGGGAGACGTGGACCGCGACATCGAGGACATCAAGAAGAGCAACAAGATGATCGACATCACCTCGGAGGCGACCCGCACCATCACCGAGAGCACGCGCTACAAGGCCGAAAGCCTGACGATCGAGAATCAGATAAGCGTCGCCGACTTCATCCGCGAATACCTCAACGACCCGTCGCATGCGGGCGACCTGATCCCGATGGTGGCCTCGATGACCAACAACGGCATCGTCGCGCAGATATCGGAATACAACGAGGCCATCCTGCGCCGCGAGAAGCTGCTGGAAAACAGCTCGGAGCGCAGTCCGGTCATTCAGGACCTAGACAACGGGCTGGCCGCCGTGCGCCGCTCGATCATCGCCTCGCTCAACTCGCACATTTCGACGCTGGAGATACAGCTCGAAACCATGCGCAAGGAGGAGGCGCAGGTCAACCGCCGCATCTCGACCATGCCTTCGCAGGAGAAGGTCATGCTCGACATCATGCGTCAGCAGAAAATCAAGGAGGAGCTGTTCCTCTACCTGCTCAACAAGCAGGAGGAGACGCAGCTCAACTACGCCGTGGCCGAGAGCAACTCGCGCACGATCGACATGGCGTACGGAAGCGCGCGCCCCGTATCGCCCCGCTCGACGATCATCCTCGGCATCAGCCTGCTGGCAGGTCTGGCCATTCCGTTCGGCATACTCTACCTGATCGGCATGCTCGACACGACCATCCGCGGCCGCAAGGACGTGGAGGAGAACCTCAGCGCACCGTTCCTCGGCGACATACCCTTCCTCGAAGGGGACAACAAGGGCGGCGTGGTGGTCCGGGAAACCGGACGCGACGCGCTGTCGGAGGCGTTCCGCATCCTGCGCTCGAACATGACGTTCATGAACGTCTCGTCGGGCAAGGAGATCAAGTGCGTGCTCTTCACCTCGTCGGCCCCCCATGCGGGCAAGACGTTCGTGGCGATGAATCTGGCAATGACGCTGGCCATGGCGGGCAAACGGGTCGTGCTGATAGACCTCGACCTGCGCCTTCACGCGCTCACGACGCACTTGGGACGCAGCAACAGCAAGAACGGCATGTCCGGTTATCTGGCCGGAACGATCACCGACATCGACCAGCTGGTGACGAACATGGGCTTCCACGAGAACCTCGACGTGATCTGCGCCGGCATACAGCCGCCCAACCCCACCGAGATGCTGCTCTCGAACCGGCTCGACAAGCTGGTAGAGCAGCTGAAGGAGCGTTACGACTTCGTATTCATTGACAGCACACCGGCCATGTCGGTAGCCGATGCGGTGATTACGGACCGTCTGGCCGACCTCTGTATCTATATCGTGCGCGAAGGCGTGCTCGACCGCCGTCAGCTGCCCGACATCGAACGGCTCTACCGCGAGAAGAAGTTCCATAACATGTGCATCGTGCTCAACGGCACACGCACACGCCGCCATGGCTACGGGTACGGATACGGCTATGGTTACGGGTATGGATACGGTTACGGATACGGCTATGGCGACGACCATCAGGAGGTAAGCTACCGCAAGCGGATCAAACTTTTCTTCAGCAAACTCGCACGTAAAGTAAAGAAATAA
- a CDS encoding polysaccharide biosynthesis/export family protein, translating into MKHLRLLMPVVLTALLVTSCASQKRAWYLQDAQPFTPEQIAENGQIRIKPLDRLTIVVNSKDPELAVPFNSSSSLSSLTGATNYGSATNQSLQIRTVDENGQLEMPVIGKIECKGKTRSELAQAIADKIVEGGYINDPTVNVQFADMKISVIGEVARPGHYDVTRDKLSIFDALAMAGDLTIYGIRTDVAVAREVDGVRTIEYLDLTSKELFNSPAFYIQQNDVIYVKPNKYKAQAGEISQNRNFYLSLVGTAISVATLIITLTK; encoded by the coding sequence ATGAAACATTTACGTCTCCTTATGCCGGTCGTACTGACGGCTCTACTCGTCACGTCATGCGCCTCGCAAAAGCGTGCATGGTACCTGCAGGATGCCCAGCCGTTCACGCCCGAACAGATCGCAGAAAACGGCCAGATACGCATCAAGCCCCTCGACAGGCTGACGATCGTCGTCAACAGCAAGGACCCCGAACTGGCCGTGCCGTTCAACTCGTCGTCGTCGCTGAGCTCCCTGACCGGAGCGACCAATTACGGAAGCGCCACCAACCAGTCGCTGCAAATCCGCACGGTGGATGAAAACGGACAGCTCGAAATGCCCGTGATCGGAAAGATCGAGTGCAAGGGCAAAACCCGGAGCGAACTGGCGCAGGCCATAGCCGACAAGATCGTCGAGGGCGGGTATATCAACGACCCGACGGTAAACGTGCAGTTCGCGGACATGAAGATTTCGGTAATCGGCGAGGTGGCACGTCCGGGACACTACGACGTCACGCGCGACAAACTCTCGATCTTCGACGCGCTGGCCATGGCCGGCGACCTGACGATCTACGGTATCCGCACCGACGTGGCCGTGGCCCGCGAAGTGGACGGAGTGCGCACCATCGAGTACCTCGACCTCACGTCGAAGGAGCTGTTCAACTCCCCCGCGTTCTACATCCAGCAGAACGACGTGATCTACGTCAAGCCCAACAAATACAAGGCGCAGGCCGGTGAAATCAGCCAGAACCGAAACTTCTACCTTTCGCTCGTGGGTACGGCTATTTCCGTGGCGACGCTCATCATAACCCTGACCAAATAA
- a CDS encoding alpha-amylase family glycosyl hydrolase, translating to MEMLHPEWSYQAVLYEMNVRQLTAEGTLRAAAAKLGFLRDMGIDAVWLMPVYPIGVEGRKGSLGSYYSVRDYCAVDPCLGTMEDFDAFVVEAHRLGMKVLLDWIANHTARDARWVTEKPASWYERDASGAPAVPWDWTDTAKLNYAEREVWRAQGDAMEFWVREHGVDGFRCDMAMLVPIEFWNETAQRLRRVKPDLFMLAEAEETYLFDGGAFDACYAWEMHHLMNDVAQQRVRVTSLRDYIYADRRRYPRSAMRLAFTSNHDENSWNGSEFARMGAAREIMAVFTFVVPRGLPLIYTGQEIGYDHSFAFFDRDPLPAYGSNPFSEFYRRLTALRHANPALASGERGGEMIEIRNNAEDCLMIAVREAEGNCVVAVMNLSPYAIHADYYTGIYAGMYTDAMTGRPGELRGHVEEDMAPWSYRILTR from the coding sequence ATGGAAATGTTACATCCCGAATGGAGTTATCAGGCCGTGCTCTATGAAATGAACGTGCGCCAGCTGACGGCCGAAGGCACGCTGCGCGCCGCGGCCGCGAAACTGGGCTTCCTGCGCGACATGGGCATCGACGCCGTGTGGCTGATGCCCGTCTATCCGATCGGCGTCGAGGGGCGCAAAGGCTCGCTCGGCTCCTATTATTCGGTCCGCGACTATTGTGCGGTCGATCCCTGTCTGGGCACGATGGAGGATTTCGACGCCTTCGTCGTCGAAGCGCACCGGCTGGGTATGAAGGTGCTGCTGGACTGGATCGCCAACCATACGGCGCGCGACGCCCGCTGGGTGACCGAGAAGCCCGCTTCGTGGTACGAGCGCGACGCTTCGGGAGCGCCCGCCGTGCCTTGGGACTGGACCGATACGGCCAAACTCAACTATGCCGAACGCGAAGTGTGGCGCGCGCAGGGCGACGCCATGGAATTCTGGGTCCGCGAACACGGCGTGGACGGCTTCCGCTGCGACATGGCGATGCTGGTTCCGATCGAATTCTGGAACGAGACGGCGCAACGCCTGCGGCGGGTGAAGCCCGATCTGTTCATGCTGGCCGAAGCCGAGGAGACCTACCTTTTCGACGGGGGAGCCTTCGACGCCTGCTATGCGTGGGAGATGCACCACCTGATGAACGACGTGGCGCAGCAAAGGGTCCGCGTCACGTCGCTGCGCGACTACATCTATGCCGACCGCCGGCGCTATCCCCGTTCGGCCATGCGGCTGGCCTTCACCTCCAACCACGACGAGAATTCGTGGAACGGCTCGGAGTTCGCCCGCATGGGCGCCGCCCGCGAGATCATGGCTGTCTTCACCTTCGTCGTGCCGCGCGGCCTGCCGCTGATCTACACCGGTCAGGAGATCGGCTACGACCATTCGTTCGCCTTCTTCGACCGCGACCCGCTTCCCGCCTACGGCTCCAATCCCTTTTCGGAGTTCTACCGCCGTCTGACGGCGCTGCGGCACGCCAATCCGGCGCTCGCATCGGGCGAACGGGGCGGCGAGATGATCGAGATACGCAACAACGCCGAGGACTGCCTGATGATTGCGGTCCGCGAGGCGGAGGGCAACTGCGTCGTCGCGGTCATGAACCTCTCGCCCTATGCGATCCATGCCGATTACTATACGGGCATCTACGCCGGCATGTACACCGACGCCATGACGGGCCGCCCCGGCGAACTCCGCGGCCACGTCGAGGAGGATATGGCGCCGTGGAGCTACCGCATCCTGACCCGCTGA
- a CDS encoding TPM domain-containing protein, with amino-acid sequence MRRFIILCLLLFASLAAQARSYRAEDIPNVQRADRTRYVSNPDGILSPGAVARIDSVCGALRDRAIAQVAVVAVDDIAGGDVFDFAVDLFTQWGVGRAENDNGLGILLVRDRREIRFVTGGGLEGVLPDAVCKRIQLKYMLPAFREGDYSRGMVAGVEAAAQLLEGSELDLGGTDTADGELPSWAVFLIVVGFVVLPLGVVMLGYYARKRCPKCHKPTLRQQSNRILQVTPSYRLVEYTYVCSNCGAVVKRRAKNLRDDNFGGGGGTIIGGFGGFGGFGGFGGFGGGSRGGFGGGFGGGSFGGGGAGSRW; translated from the coding sequence ATGAGACGCTTTATCATTCTTTGCCTGCTGCTCTTTGCGAGCCTTGCGGCGCAGGCCCGGAGCTACCGCGCCGAGGATATCCCCAATGTCCAGCGCGCCGACCGTACGCGCTACGTGTCGAATCCCGACGGTATCCTTTCGCCCGGCGCCGTAGCGCGTATCGACTCGGTCTGCGGGGCGCTCCGCGACCGGGCGATTGCTCAGGTGGCCGTGGTGGCCGTGGACGACATTGCGGGCGGCGACGTCTTCGATTTCGCCGTCGATCTCTTTACGCAGTGGGGCGTGGGGCGCGCCGAGAACGACAACGGGCTGGGCATCCTGCTGGTCAGGGACCGGCGTGAAATCCGCTTCGTCACGGGCGGAGGGCTTGAAGGCGTGCTTCCCGACGCCGTCTGCAAGCGGATTCAGCTGAAATACATGCTGCCCGCCTTCCGCGAGGGCGACTACAGCCGCGGCATGGTCGCGGGCGTCGAAGCCGCGGCGCAGCTGCTCGAAGGCAGCGAACTGGATCTGGGCGGTACGGATACCGCGGACGGGGAGCTTCCGTCGTGGGCCGTCTTCCTGATCGTCGTCGGATTCGTCGTCCTGCCGCTGGGCGTCGTCATGCTCGGCTATTATGCCCGCAAACGCTGCCCGAAGTGCCACAAACCGACGCTTCGGCAGCAGTCGAACCGTATTTTGCAGGTGACTCCCAGCTACCGGCTGGTCGAGTACACCTACGTCTGCTCCAACTGCGGGGCCGTGGTGAAGCGGCGGGCCAAAAATCTGCGCGACGACAATTTCGGCGGTGGCGGCGGGACGATCATCGGCGGCTTCGGCGGCTTCGGCGGTTTCGGCGGTTTCGGCGGTTTCGGCGGCGGATCGCGCGGCGGCTTCGGCGGCGGTTTCGGCGGCGGGTCGTTCGGGGGCGGAGGCGCCGGATCGCGCTGGTAG
- a CDS encoding LemA family protein → MKKWIWIGVAALVVIFFYATYNGFVNKEEGVKTAWANVETQYQRRADLIPNLVNTVKGYAAHETQTFTEVTEARAKATSINLSADDLTPEKLAEFQQAQAQVRSALGRLIAVSESYPDLKANQNFLELQAQLEGTENRISVARKQFNEVARTYNVSVRRFPANLVAKMFGFEQKPYFESAEGSEAAPQVQF, encoded by the coding sequence ATGAAAAAATGGATTTGGATTGGAGTCGCCGCCCTCGTGGTGATCTTCTTCTATGCAACGTACAACGGATTCGTCAACAAGGAAGAGGGCGTTAAGACCGCATGGGCCAACGTCGAGACGCAGTATCAGCGTCGTGCCGACCTGATTCCCAATTTGGTGAATACGGTCAAGGGCTATGCGGCCCACGAGACGCAGACCTTTACCGAGGTGACCGAAGCCCGCGCCAAAGCCACCTCGATCAACTTGTCGGCCGACGACCTGACGCCCGAAAAGCTGGCCGAGTTCCAGCAGGCGCAGGCGCAGGTGCGCTCGGCGCTGGGCCGCCTGATTGCCGTGTCGGAGAGCTATCCCGACCTGAAGGCCAATCAGAACTTCCTCGAACTGCAGGCGCAGCTCGAAGGCACCGAAAACCGTATTTCGGTGGCCCGCAAGCAGTTCAACGAAGTGGCCCGGACCTATAACGTCTCCGTGCGCCGCTTCCCGGCCAACCTCGTCGCCAAAATGTTCGGTTTCGAGCAGAAGCCCTACTTCGAGTCGGCCGAAGGCTCCGAAGCCGCGCCGCAGGTACAGTTCTAA